CCCTCCCCCGCCGACGGCACCGGCGAAGAGATGGTCCTGCCCCTGTCCGAAGCGCAACAGTCACTGAAGCGGCGCATGCTGGACTGCCATGCCACCCAGGCGGCGGTGCTGGCGCCTTTCACGGTCGATGTCGAGCGGTTCCGTCCGGCCCCGCGATACGACTTCACGGCCCCTCCCCACCCCGGCACCCTTTGGTACGACAGGTTCGACTGGGGCATGCGGGGTGAGCGCTGGAGGGAGCTGGCGGCGCAGGCCCTGGACGAACTCGGGATGAACGCATGCCGCTGACGGTTCTCAGCGTCGCCTACCCTTTCGCCCCGGTCGGCCCGGACTCGGTCGGCGGCGCCGAGCAGGTGTTGAGCCATCTCGACAGGGCGCTGGTCCGTGCGGGCCACCGCTCCCTGGTCGTCGCCCGGGAGGGCTCGAAGGTGGCCGGCGACCTTTTCCCGGTTCCCGCCGCTCCCGGTCCCATCGATGAGGATACCCGGGCGGCGATACACGGCCGCCAGCGCAGGGCCATCGAGGCGGCGCTGCGGGACGATGCGGTGGACCTGGTCCATCTCCACGGCATCGATTTCGACCGCTACCTGCCTCCCCCGGGAGTCCCGGCGCTGGTCACCGTCCATCTGCCGCCGGACTGGTATCCGGAAGACGCCCTTCGCCCCGCCCGTCCGCGCACATATCTTCACGGCGTCTCGCAGTCCCAGCATGCGCGGTTTCCTCCGGGAGCGCCCGTGCTGCCGCCGGTCCCGAACGGCGTGCCGGTGGAGGCGCTGGCGGCCTGCCACGCCAAGCGCGACTTCGCCCTGTGCCTCGGCCGGATCTGCCCCGAGAAGGGCTTTCACCATGCGCTCGACGCGGCCAAGCTGGCGGGATCCCCCCTCCTGCTGGCGGGAGAGGTCTTCCCCTATCCGGCGCACGAGGACTATTTCCGAACGGAGATCGAACCGCGCCTGGACCGGTCCCGGCGCTTCATCGGGCCGGTCGGATTCGAGCGGAAGCGGCGCCTGCTGACGGCGGCCCGGTGTCTGGTGGTGCCCAGCCTGGCTCCCGAGACCAGTTCGCTGGTGGCGATGGAGGCGCTTGCCTGCGGAACGCCGGTGGTCGCCTTCCCGGCCGGAGCGCTGCCCGAGATCGTCGAGCACGGGCGGACCGGCTTCCTGGCGGCCGACGAGCGGGAGATGGCAGGGGCGATCCGGGCGGCGTCAGGACTTTCCGCGGAGGACTGCCGTGCGGCCGCTCGCGAGCGTTTCGACCTGGAAGACATGGCCGCGCGATATTTCGACCTTTACCGACAAGTGGCCGCATGACCGCCCTGCCGGATATCTCTATTATCGATATCGATAGTGATTTGGTCGAGCTGGAGCCGGAATGGTGGGACCTGTGGTCGGCCTGCCCCGGAGCCGGCCCGTTCCAGTCCCCCGCCTGGCTGATGCCGTGGCGCCGCCATTTCCGGGACGGCGATCTCGTCGTCGTCACCCTGCGCCGGTCCGGTCGCCTGTGCGGCCTGCTTCCCCTGTTCCATTACCAGGGTCCGCCCGAACCTCGCCTGCTGCCGCTGGGAGCCGGCAACACGGACTATCTGGACGGCTTGTTCGCTCCCGGCGTTGGCCCGGCGGAGGTGACGGCGCTGCTCGGCCGGCTGGCGCCGTGGCGTGTCCTCGATCTGCCGCAGCTCGCCCCCGGCTCGGTTCTGGCCGACATCGCCGCTCCGGCGGGTTGGACCGGGCAGGGCAGGACCGAAGAGCCCTGCCCGATCCTGACGTTGCCGGCCACCCTGCCCCGCCGCATGGAGCAGAACCTTCGCTACTATCACCGTCGCGCCGAGCGGGCCGGAAGTCTTCGGTTCGAGACCGCCGGCCCCGGGCGGGTCGCGCCGCTGCTCGACAGCCTGATCCGGCTGCACGGGGCGCGCTGGACGACGAAGGGGGAGTCCGGCGTTCTGGCCGATGCCACGGTAGAGCGGTTCCACCGCGATGCAGCACCTGCCCTCGCGTCCGCCGGCCTGCTGCGGCTCCACGCGATCCACCTCGACGGACAGGTGGTCGCGGTATGGTACGGGATGCAGGCCAAGGGTCGGTGCTGCTATTATCTGAGCGGGTTCGACCCCGACCTGGGCGAGCTTGGCCTGGGCACCCTGATCGTCGGGCATGCGATCCAGGCGGCCACCTCCGAGGGTGCCTCCGAGTTCGATTTCCTGCGCGGGACGGAAGCCTACAAATACCGCTGGGGCGCGGCGGACAGGATTACCCGGGGGCGCCTGCTTCGTCACGAAGCGTGAGGAGTGGAGAATACCGTGACCGACAGCTTCACGATGCCGGTCCGGATCACGATCCGGTCCTGTACCGAGGCGGACCTGCCGAATCTCGAGTGGTTCGGCATGTTCACCGAACATCGGGAGATCATCCGCCAAGCTTTCGACCGTCAGGCATCCGGGGAAACCGCGATGCTGGTGGCCGATGCCAACGGCTTTCCCGTCGGCCAGGTCTGGATCGATTATGCCCGGAAACCGGAGGAGGGCTGCGCCCTTCTCTGGGCGGTGCGGGTAATGCCGCCGTTCCAGCGGACGGGCATCGGTGCCCGGCTGGTCGGGGCCGCCGAGCGGCATATCCGGAGCCGGGCCGTTCCGTGGGCCGAAGTCGGCGTGGAGCGCCATAACGCGATGGCCCGGCGCTTTTACGAGAGGCTGGGATACCGTTTCGTCGGGACCCTGTCGGAAAGCTACAGCTACACGACGCCCGGGGGCGTGCCGATGATCGTGCCGCTGGACGAGTGGATATTCCGGAAGGAAGTCGGCGCTCACTCCAGATAGATTTCGAAGGTGATGCAGACGGAGTTGCGGCCCCGCACCAGCCTCCCTTCATGGATGATTCCGTCCATGTCCACCATGGCGATGTCGAGTGTGGCCGATGGTCGGGACCGTTCGTCCGGTTCAACCCGGCCCCGGGTGATCAGGACCTCGCTCGCATAGGATCGGACGGTTCGTCCGTCCGTGAACTCCGCTCCGACCAGACTGCCGATCCCCCGTACGGTGGCAGAGGTCAGTCCATGGCGGGCGCACAGGGCTTCGACCGCTTCGCAGACATCCTCGTTCGGGCGGACGCGGGCGAGGATGCCGGATGCACCGACTTCATTCGTGCCGATGGCGCTTTCCATCGGACGAAACAGGGTGAAGTTGGTTTCCGGATCCGCCTCCGCCACGAAGGTCGCGTCGGTCAGTCCCCAGGCACTGGCCCGGACGGGAGCCGCGATGACGGTCTCGGACGGGATGACGTGGCCCGCACGGCGGGACCCGTCCGGCTCCGTCCAGACGCCGTGACAATGTATGAAGGGAGCACCGTCCCGCCAGCCGGCGCTGATACTGGCGCGGTCGAGCAGGGACGGGGTGTCGATCCTGTAGAAGCGGCTGTAGAAGGCGGCATGATCCCGGTCCGGTGAGGAGGCCGGCAGGACGTAGGTGAAGGGTCCAAGCGCGCCGCCCTCGATCTCGACCACGCCGCCGGCGATCCCGGCCTGGAGGAGAGGCCGTGTCACGGCCTCGTTGATGGTGAGGCCGGGCTCCAACGTGAAGTCCAGCATCCTGGCGGTGCCCGCCCGGCTCTCCAGACGGTCGGGCGAGGCGGGACCGGGCTGGGCAAGTTTGCGCCTGGGAGGTGCGGCGTGGGATGACATGGTTCGTACAGCTCCGCCTTGAGGATGGGACCCGTTATTCGACGTCGAATGACGCCCTGCCCGGCTCCGGTTCAGCCTCAGTCGCCGACCAACTCGTTCAGGAGATCGCGAAGCCTGCGCAGTGCCGCCCGCTGCTCGTCGTCCAGCACGGCTTTGTGCGGCTTCAATGCCGACACGTCGCCGCTGGTCCGCTTGACGCTCCTGTTGATGC
This genomic stretch from Skermanella rosea harbors:
- a CDS encoding glycosyltransferase family 4 protein produces the protein MPLTVLSVAYPFAPVGPDSVGGAEQVLSHLDRALVRAGHRSLVVAREGSKVAGDLFPVPAAPGPIDEDTRAAIHGRQRRAIEAALRDDAVDLVHLHGIDFDRYLPPPGVPALVTVHLPPDWYPEDALRPARPRTYLHGVSQSQHARFPPGAPVLPPVPNGVPVEALAACHAKRDFALCLGRICPEKGFHHALDAAKLAGSPLLLAGEVFPYPAHEDYFRTEIEPRLDRSRRFIGPVGFERKRRLLTAARCLVVPSLAPETSSLVAMEALACGTPVVAFPAGALPEIVEHGRTGFLAADEREMAGAIRAASGLSAEDCRAAARERFDLEDMAARYFDLYRQVAA
- a CDS encoding GNAT family N-acetyltransferase, whose protein sequence is MTALPDISIIDIDSDLVELEPEWWDLWSACPGAGPFQSPAWLMPWRRHFRDGDLVVVTLRRSGRLCGLLPLFHYQGPPEPRLLPLGAGNTDYLDGLFAPGVGPAEVTALLGRLAPWRVLDLPQLAPGSVLADIAAPAGWTGQGRTEEPCPILTLPATLPRRMEQNLRYYHRRAERAGSLRFETAGPGRVAPLLDSLIRLHGARWTTKGESGVLADATVERFHRDAAPALASAGLLRLHAIHLDGQVVAVWYGMQAKGRCCYYLSGFDPDLGELGLGTLIVGHAIQAATSEGASEFDFLRGTEAYKYRWGAADRITRGRLLRHEA
- a CDS encoding GNAT family N-acetyltransferase, which gives rise to MTDSFTMPVRITIRSCTEADLPNLEWFGMFTEHREIIRQAFDRQASGETAMLVADANGFPVGQVWIDYARKPEEGCALLWAVRVMPPFQRTGIGARLVGAAERHIRSRAVPWAEVGVERHNAMARRFYERLGYRFVGTLSESYSYTTPGGVPMIVPLDEWIFRKEVGAHSR
- a CDS encoding PCC domain-containing protein, whose amino-acid sequence is MSSHAAPPRRKLAQPGPASPDRLESRAGTARMLDFTLEPGLTINEAVTRPLLQAGIAGGVVEIEGGALGPFTYVLPASSPDRDHAAFYSRFYRIDTPSLLDRASISAGWRDGAPFIHCHGVWTEPDGSRRAGHVIPSETVIAAPVRASAWGLTDATFVAEADPETNFTLFRPMESAIGTNEVGASGILARVRPNEDVCEAVEALCARHGLTSATVRGIGSLVGAEFTDGRTVRSYASEVLITRGRVEPDERSRPSATLDIAMVDMDGIIHEGRLVRGRNSVCITFEIYLE